From the genome of Papaver somniferum cultivar HN1 unplaced genomic scaffold, ASM357369v1 unplaced-scaffold_21, whole genome shotgun sequence:
AGATGAAGAAGCTGAAAATCAAGGTGAAGTAGCagatggcggtggtggtggtggtggtgttaatCCAGAGATTGTAATTGTAGAAATTGAAAATGGTGAAGGAGCAATAGTTTATCATCCTCCTGAAGATGTTCCTGTGATTCAAAGAAATTGGAACGGAGATCTCCCACTTCACTATTAGTTTCCTTACCTCAGGCAAAGGAAAAGTTTGGTGCCAATAAAGCATTTGGTCTCTAAAAGTTGGATTATATGGAGAAGTAGGCCCGGTCTGGACCCTCACTTCCATTTGTAGgtcatttttttatttcttgcaaaactagtcAAGTTATACGGATTCCATCCgctttaaccatctcggtcaatttatcgcgttgacttgtcaatatctcgccaaaatatcatatagggataTCTCATGGATGTGGTAAGATTATTGAAATAACCTTTTTGTACGTGCGTCACTGCTTTAGTGATTCTCGTccatttcttccttcttctctctagttctctctggttcttctaaatcaattttttcttctgcTAAAATCAAGAGATAACTTAGGGGTTTTTCTCTAATCAAACCTAATTAACATTAATGGTGGATGTTTAGAAGAGATATAATCGTGGATTTTAGCACCACCAGGAACATTGGTATGTGAAGATTCGCAGGCAGTAATACTCATTCTACAACAGCAGCATCAGCTGAGTTTGGGGGTTCTTAAATTGATCTATTTTGGGGGTTCTTTGATGCAAATCTGTATTTTTCTTGACAATTTGATTCTCATATTAAGAACTGACAGTAGCAAGGTTCCACAACGAGATGAAATTCGGTGAGTCGATGGTGTTTACACAACAACATCGATGGGTTTCTGGTTTTGGAGAGCAATTAACAGCAACAAGTTTCTCGTACCATAGAAATTTCACAAGTTTCTCGTTGTAATTTCTTGAAATGTAGACTACAAGTTTCTCTTACCAGAGAAATTTCACATCAAAAGCAAATTTGGAACCAAAAAGATGTCGAATGTCGTACAGGAAAGAACTTGAGCTACCACCATTGATTTGAGGGATGAACGGTGACTGATTAGTGAATGTATGTGTATTTGAGAAGGTACACGAGAATGGGTTTATCTCCAATTCGATTGCAGGTTAAAGGGGAGCTCATACAACAGCAAAATAGCCATCTCTGAGTTCCCAGTTTCACACACACAAAGGTGTTCGACAGAAATCCTGAACGACAGTTCAGGTCTTGAAGTAGTCAGTTCACGTCTCTTCTCTTTGCCACTGCTCTAACCATGGGTTAGCTGGCTAGCCATGTGTTGTCGAGGTAATGATGGCATGAGTTATTACAATCCAGTGGATTAGGTCTTTGAGTATTTTGAAATCTTAGTTTAGAAACTGTTTGGGTTCAATGACACATTAGTTACTTTAAGTTCTTATACCAGCCTCTCGTGCCTGTAATCCTATTGGTATTGATTATTCATTTACTACACATGTGCCCAGGTTCCTGAAGGAAATGGTTCAGGAGTAATTTGGGATGAACAAGGACATATAGTTACAAACTATCATGGTAAGAACTAGTTCGTCGTTGTCTTTGTGGTCTCTGGTGTGGCAAAACCATTTCGTTCCTTTCGTCTGTTTCTTCTCATTTTTTAACTGATGGTAGAACCAGAATACTTCAGATGGTAACTCAATGATGTAGTTATGTAATTCTTCCTGTCCAGTTGTTGGCAACGCTCTTTCAAGAAATCCTTCCCCTGGTCAAGTTGTTTCCCGAGTCAATATTCTTTCGTCTGATGGGTGAGGTTTCGATGCTCTACGCTGATTGTTGAAACGCAACCGCGGTATTTAGATATTCCTTTGATATATGAGTTGGATCCTTTATTGTGGTATCCAATCTTCTTGATTGTGTTTGTTTCTCGGAAGGGTGCAAAAGAACTTTGAGGGCAAGCTAATTGGTGCAGACCGTGACAAAGATCTCGCCGTTTTACAGGTATTTACTTGTTGTGCTTGTAAATGATCTTGTCAACCAAGCACACTGTGCTTGTTATTAGCATTAATAACATTATTCTCTTGTTGAATATAAACGGGAGATTGTGTAAATGGAGTACATGTACAAGACTTCTGAGGCCAATTAAGGTGGGACAGTCTTCTGATCTAAAAGTTGTCCAGCAGTGTTTAACGATCGGAAACCCATTTGGATTTGATCACACTCTGATAGTTGGAGTTATTAGTGGACTAAATAGAGAAATTAACAGCCAAGCTGGAGTTACAATCAGTGGAGGAATTCAGACAGATGCAGCCATCAATCCTGGTAACAGGTTTGTCTAGGATCTTGGTTTTTATTGTTGGAGTGTGATAAGCAGTCTGATAACCATAATCGGGTAAACCAAATCTATAAAATTATCCGACGAATTCCCGTGTTATTATCGGACGAACTCCTGTGATAGTCTACAAGATTCCTTATTTTCTGGGATAAATTGTTGCTCTACCTATTGATCAGATTTAGAATTATGAACTTCTGACCGAGCTTCTTTTATAATCGTTTGGTTCAGTGCTAAATTGAAGTACTTTTGTCCCACAGTTCTTTCTTAAGTTTAGTTAAACTCGGTCTGAGCTTGTTTGCATTAACGAACTGACTCCTGCTATCTTACTTCTGTTGTAATTTTGGCAGCGGAGGCCCCCTACTCGACTCTAAAGGAAATTTAATTGGGATTAACACTGCAATATATACTCAAACAGGTAACTACATGGATGTGCTCTTAATGTCCCATTTTTGTTCTTTTCATAAGTAGAACAGGAAGTGACTTAATTCCTTGTGAGTATCCAATTAGGTGGAAAAGTTCAAGTAGCAGTAGTAAACCCTGCAAAGTAATGCCGATCGAATGACCTGATCTCCGGTGTCTTCTTTACACAGTCCTTTTATCATATTCTACTCATACCCCATTTTTATCAGTTACATTTGCCAAATGGAGTTAAGTGGATTCCAGGTTTGGGGTCTGGGGATTTCTGCTGGCATACTGTTTGCTTAGTTTACTAGGCCAAACTTTGCTTGGCGCCTCGACTTTTACTGGTACCATTTTGCAGGCTGGTATTGTTACTGCCTTCCTTTGTTTGGAGTGTGCCAAAAAAATTCCATTGAGATGGTTAACTTTGTATTGCCCTATTATGTGTAGTAGTTACTTCTATATTCCTAGCCTCGTGGTTTTTGGGATATGTTTTCTGATCAGAAAATAAGTAAAGGCCAACGTGATTCTTGTAGAAATATATATTGTTAACTGTTGTGCATATATTGAGTTAACCTGCAAATGAACGAAATGAGCCATTAAGGTCCTTATTGCACTCAATTGTGTACTCAGTTTCGTTGCTGGAACTAGAGATTAGATGAAATAATGTTGCACTGTATTTTTAGTAAGCATGTCTCTCTTTTTTAAGTATGCTGAATTCATTTAGTTTATAATTTACAGGTGAAAATGATATTTTTTGACGTAATGCTCGAAATGGGGGATTTTTCCATGTGATTAAAGAAACTTAAAGTACGACCAATCCTGGCATTTGATTTTATGTGGCTAGATCTCCTACACGTGTACTCTATACGGGACATCTTAGTTGTTCTCTTTGTTATGCAATCTGTGTCGTTGATGAAGATTTGAAGGACTAAAACGTCTTTTTAGCTAAGAAGATATGGACAGCTGGAAGATAACGgcagctaactttccatccatcacttttggtcaaaacttgcctagtttagcaataaataaaaaaactggCCTACATTTaaaaagcaccaaaaaaacagttctatttttgtaaaaaaaacCCCTAAAAGTTTTTAAAATGCATGGACGCATTATGTATACCCCATTCAGTTAAGCATCTCAAACAAAAGTAAGTCAATAAAATTTGAGGGTTTTCGAAAGGGTCATCTCCATGCTTAATAGTTGATTATTTACTTCATTTCGAGTTTTGTCGGATTTAAAAATATgcaattttattgatcaaatggtATTCACAGTGTAAGAACATATGGACAGAATATGTACACAAGTAGTACTATGAGACTATCTAGAGACCAGTTGATGTGAAACCGGCAGCCATACCACTGTGTTTTCTTCGAATACGATCTTTCCTTTCACTTGAAAGCAGTTTGGCAAATCTTATGAGTGCTTCTTGATTGGTTTCTTGGTGGAGGAGATTTTCTTGATCATTATGCACCACGGGTTCGAGATGACCTGTTTCTACGTTCACTTGTGTAACCGGTTTCTTTAACAAATCTTGGCCAACTCTGACAAGAGATTCCAGATTTTCTTTCGTAGCTATGTCCATTGAAGATAACGTACCACTTTCGCTATTAGTGAAGTTATGCTGAATTCTGAGGAACTCGATTTTATTAGAACCAAGCCAAAGTTGAGACAAAGCTAGGATAGATGCATTGTCGTAATAAGATATGTCAGACTCGGCTGGTGAAAACAAATCACTTAATCCATTTGTGTAGCGCAACCAGTCCACAACTCCCCATTTGGCCGCAATCTCGGCtgttatttcttgtttttctgcCTCCGCTCGTGTTGATGATCCCGTGCCTAATGATAATATCAGAACTTTCCCATTTCCTTGGTTGAAGAAACTTGGGTTTCCCTTGCATACACCGGGGATAAGTCCATATGGAATTGTTAGCTGCATGCATAGAGAGattcgtttgatcaaaatttcaAATTACTAGGAATATATCTATAGTTTGGAGCGGAATCAATTAATGTAATATAAAACAATCTCATACCGGACAATTAGCAGCAACCCCACCATCAATGAGATTATATTCTCGTACTTCTTCTTCGCTTTCACCGGTTTTGGACTTCACTTGGAAACGGTGAGGAGGGAGATAAGTTGGCGCCGCAGAAGTACCAATGCAAACATCTGAGAGTAGTGGATCTTCTAGTAAAGTGGTTTTAGCTTTGTGAGTAGTGAAGATACAAGTGTGTCTTTGCTTTACATCGTACGCAGGGATAGCAACCGAAGTTAACGTTTGATGCAATCTAGTTTGTCCAAGTAACTTCCTCAAAAGTCCATGAAAGTATTCACCATCATACTTCGGTCCACCAACCATGTCATGGATCCATTTCTTAGCATTATCAAGAATCCCACTACATATGCCAAAAATCAGATTAAGAACATAGTACAATTGATAAAACGCGTAATCAAACAATCCAAAGAAAATTGTAAAGTACGGATATACCGATTCATTTGTGGGAAGATTTTTGAGCTATGATCTAGGTAGAATTGAGGTATTTCCTTTGCTGCAAATAGTGGCCTGTTGTGTTCATCTGGTGCAGTCAGCATTGCTGTCACTAGTCCCCCAGTACTTGTTCCGCTTACGATATCGAAATAGTCGCAAAGTCTAGCTTCAGGACCATCCAATTTCTACATAGTTGCACAGCAAATTTCAAGATTAGCTACGAATGATGAGAATGAAGTTAAGTATACAAATAGAGATAGAAAATATGAATTAGTCAGAGAATTCTCTTTTTATTACCTGTAATTGAGCTTCGAGGAATTCTAGAATAGTACTTGGTATGATCCCTCTCACACCTCCACCATCGATACAAAGAATTGTGATTAGTTTTGAAGGTGGTAATCGATCACTATACCTAACAGAACTCTCCACTTTATCCATGAATATAAATGTTGATTAAAATGAGATGAAATGAAACAATTTAGAAAACTAACTTTGAGTGAACTTGTGAGAGCAGAGATTAGAAGATTATGAGAAGCAAAGATGAGTAGTAGTTGTAGTGTGGTTGATGAATGAATACTGGATCGTTTTATATAGGCTTAAGAAAATGTGTAGATGGATAAGTTCATTGATGATTTGGATAATGACATACACTTACAAGTAACATCCCAACTATATTTCTTAACTCATGCCTTCTTTATGAACAGTTCTAGATAAGCAATACCACATTAAGCATATAGTTAGCTGaacttaattaaataaaatttacaaTTAGCAACTCTATTATATAGGAGCTTCAATGAATCTTCCCCTCTTACAGGGAACATGATCACTTAAGTTGTTTTGGATGATCTGATCTGATCCACCACGTACGCTTTCCTTCTTCGATCTATTAACGTAAAAGTTTTACCTAGAGTTGTTCTTGATTTCTTTTTTCAGtttctttctcaattcaattcatTGTAAAGGTTAAGAACATTGAGGATTTTGGATAATGACAACCACTTACAAGTTAAAAATGCTATAAATTGACCAGACAAGTAAACTTAAGTTCATGCCtttttcaatcagttcttgattTGGCAATTGTTTTCTTGACTTCTGTTCTAGACCTCTATTAAGCAATACCATATTGAGCATTACACTCTTTCTGGGAACATGCATGATCACTCGAgtctttaatttaatttaatttaatttaatttaatttaattttttggaTGAACTGATCCTATCCTATCCACCTATGCCCTTCAATTCCTCCTTTCTATCTATGGAAAATGCAAAATGTGTGTTTATAGTTTTTCTTGATTTGCTTTGTCGGTCCTTTATGCATTATTCAGCAAAACTGTTAGTCTCCTATGCCAATCTAAATGCTTTCACACCAGGCTTCCAGTTACATTTATTCCGGGGGAGCCATACTTTTATTTTTGCTAGTAGAAGAAatcggattttattttatttttttacaacCATGCAAAGAAATCTGGCATTGCATTGCTGATGGAGGCAAGGGAACCGATTTGGCACGCTGCAATATTAGTGTTTGTAGCTCATGCAAAGAGAATGCTT
Proteins encoded in this window:
- the LOC113339342 gene encoding patatin-like protein 2, whose translation is MDKVESSVRYSDRLPPSKLITILCIDGGGVRGIIPSTILEFLEAQLQKLDGPEARLCDYFDIVSGTSTGGLVTAMLTAPDEHNRPLFAAKEIPQFYLDHSSKIFPQMNRGILDNAKKWIHDMVGGPKYDGEYFHGLLRKLLGQTRLHQTLTSVAIPAYDVKQRHTCIFTTHKAKTTLLEDPLLSDVCIGTSAAPTYLPPHRFQVKSKTGESEEEVREYNLIDGGVAANCPLTIPYGLIPGVCKGNPSFFNQGNGKVLILSLGTGSSTRAEAEKQEITAEIAAKWGVVDWLRYTNGLSDLFSPAESDISYYDNASILALSQLWLGSNKIEFLRIQHNFTNSESGTLSSMDIATKENLESLVRVGQDLLKKPVTQVNVETGHLEPVVHNDQENLLHQETNQEALIRFAKLLSSERKDRIRRKHSGMAAGFTSTGL